The following proteins come from a genomic window of Acidobacteriota bacterium:
- a CDS encoding rod shape-determining protein RodA — protein sequence MRRFISFRDFDWVLLGFVLIICGIGVLEIYSATRQTKFIGFQQKQIYWIIAGLVLMFLVSVVNYQALLENVQWFYIASILSLVTVAVVGTRVLGAKRWIKLPGGQHFQPSEWIKIVLILALAKYFSDLEGRDVTLRDIIKSFLIAGIPMALVLKQPDLGTALTYVPVLICALFLGGIKLKHAVGILLLGSVMIYPVWRWGLKPYQKARLTSFSEPAADPLGSGYQIQQSLIAVGSGGLTGKGALKGTQTQGAFIPIPYTDFIFAAFAEEHGFVGALIVLLLYFIVLMRLIQNAQTAPDRAGTLIIMGVVAVLVFHILVNVGMVVGFMPVTGIPLPLMSYGGSSVLFTFLALGIVNNIRMRRFVN from the coding sequence ATGCGTCGCTTTATCTCTTTTCGCGATTTTGATTGGGTGCTGCTCGGCTTTGTGCTGATCATCTGCGGCATTGGTGTACTGGAAATCTATAGCGCCACCCGGCAGACCAAATTCATTGGTTTCCAACAAAAGCAGATCTACTGGATCATCGCCGGACTAGTGCTCATGTTCCTGGTGAGCGTGGTGAACTATCAGGCGCTGCTCGAGAACGTTCAGTGGTTCTACATTGCCTCAATTCTGTCCCTCGTGACCGTAGCGGTGGTGGGTACTCGCGTACTCGGAGCCAAGCGTTGGATTAAGCTGCCCGGAGGTCAGCACTTCCAGCCCTCGGAATGGATCAAGATTGTGCTCATTTTGGCGCTAGCCAAGTACTTTTCGGATCTTGAAGGACGCGACGTCACGCTACGCGACATCATCAAGTCTTTCCTGATCGCCGGAATTCCCATGGCGTTGGTGCTCAAGCAGCCGGACCTCGGCACCGCGCTAACCTACGTGCCGGTCCTGATCTGCGCACTGTTTCTTGGAGGCATCAAGCTCAAGCACGCGGTGGGTATCCTGTTGCTCGGTTCGGTAATGATCTATCCCGTGTGGCGTTGGGGGCTTAAACCGTACCAGAAAGCTCGGTTAACCAGTTTCAGTGAGCCTGCCGCTGACCCTCTCGGCTCCGGATATCAGATTCAGCAGTCGCTGATTGCCGTCGGTTCCGGCGGATTAACAGGTAAAGGCGCGCTCAAAGGTACTCAAACGCAAGGCGCGTTTATTCCCATTCCCTATACCGACTTCATTTTTGCGGCTTTTGCCGAGGAGCATGGCTTTGTAGGCGCTTTGATCGTCCTGCTGCTATACTTCATCGTGTTGATGCGTTTGATTCAAAACGCACAAACCGCACCTGACCGGGCCGGAACTCTGATAATTATGGGTGTAGTAGCGGTTCTGGTCTTTCATATCCTTGTCAACGTGGGCATGGTGGTTGGCTTTATGCCTGTTACGGGCATTCCATTACCGTTGATGAGCTATGGCGGATCGTCAGTCTTGTTCACGTTTTTGGCCCTGGGCATCGTGAATAACATTCGAATGCGCAGGTTCGTGAACTAG